One window of Thermocoleostomius sinensis A174 genomic DNA carries:
- the hisG gene encoding ATP phosphoribosyltransferase, with protein MITIALPKGGLLSDSIRLLKSVGLDFSAFLDSSNRQLEIWDANHTAKALLVRNYDVPVYVEYGQAQLGIVGYDILREKRPQVAHLLDLQFGHCRLSVAVRAASSYQSALELPAHCRVATKFVQCANEYFNRLDLPVDIVPLYGSVELGPITGMSEAIVDLVATGRTLTENNLVELDKLFDSTARLIAHPLSYRLNRDHLQAWINRIEAALPTAIVS; from the coding sequence ATGATTACGATCGCCCTACCTAAAGGTGGACTGTTGAGTGACAGCATCCGGCTATTAAAGTCGGTTGGTCTAGACTTCAGTGCATTTCTAGATTCGTCAAATCGGCAGCTTGAAATTTGGGATGCAAACCATACTGCTAAGGCGCTCCTAGTCCGAAACTACGATGTTCCAGTGTATGTAGAATATGGTCAGGCTCAGTTAGGGATTGTAGGGTATGACATTTTGCGGGAAAAGCGGCCCCAAGTCGCCCACCTACTGGATCTTCAGTTTGGACACTGTCGCCTATCCGTAGCCGTCCGCGCTGCCAGTTCCTATCAATCTGCCTTGGAACTACCAGCCCATTGCCGGGTAGCTACCAAATTTGTGCAGTGCGCCAATGAGTATTTCAACCGCTTGGATCTTCCAGTAGACATTGTGCCACTTTATGGCTCGGTTGAACTTGGACCAATCACGGGCATGTCAGAAGCGATCGTCGATTTAGTAGCTACAGGTAGAACCCTCACCGAGAATAATCTGGTGGAACTTGATAAACTGTTTGACAGCACGGCACGATTGATTGCTCATCCGCTGAGCTATCGGTTAAACCGTGATCATCTACAAGCGTGGATTAATCGCATCGAAGCGGCTCTACCAACTGCTATTGTCTCCTAG
- a CDS encoding response regulator has product MALSTADSMNPIFSLGVNQQPQTIKQPLVLAVDDDDDNLLLLSYALETFGCKFISRSDSQTALDVARTYQPDLILLDILMPHVDGMEVVQHLKQDLSTCNIPVIAVTALARAEDRQTILQAGFTDYLSKPYMLEDLEALIQRHTGVCPTS; this is encoded by the coding sequence ATGGCTCTATCTACGGCGGACAGTATGAATCCAATTTTCTCCCTTGGGGTTAATCAACAACCTCAGACGATTAAGCAGCCACTAGTTCTGGCAGTTGATGATGACGATGATAATCTTCTGCTTTTAAGTTACGCGCTCGAAACATTTGGTTGCAAGTTTATCAGCCGATCGGATAGTCAAACTGCCCTAGATGTCGCAAGAACCTATCAACCCGATCTGATTTTGCTGGATATTCTGATGCCCCACGTTGATGGGATGGAGGTGGTACAGCACCTTAAGCAGGATCTCTCAACGTGCAACATTCCTGTAATTGCCGTTACCGCCTTGGCACGAGCCGAAGATCGGCAAACCATTTTGCAGGCAGGGTTCACCGACTACTTAAGTAAACCCTATATGTTGGAAGACTTAGAGGCTTTGATTCAACGCCACACTGGAGTATGTCCAACTAGCTAG
- a CDS encoding DUF2294 domain-containing protein yields the protein MNTSIPTNGQLERTLSQRIQALYRDELGHRTGKITCSLCGSKAVIVIEDSITQPEQILAKEGQTTLAEEVRSELDDAIQPRLKQLIEEVLNVEVIDLLSDATLETGRTGIIAVLKMEPTVRASSATQRLKTRAPL from the coding sequence ATGAATACTTCGATTCCTACGAATGGTCAGCTAGAGCGAACACTTTCACAACGTATTCAAGCACTTTACAGGGATGAGTTAGGGCATCGCACAGGCAAAATAACTTGCTCATTATGTGGCAGCAAAGCAGTTATTGTCATAGAAGATTCAATTACTCAACCTGAGCAAATCCTGGCGAAAGAAGGACAGACAACGCTAGCTGAAGAAGTACGTTCAGAACTAGACGATGCTATTCAACCCCGACTAAAGCAGTTAATTGAAGAAGTTCTGAATGTAGAGGTGATTGATCTGCTGAGTGATGCCACCCTAGAAACGGGCCGAACTGGCATTATTGCCGTCCTGAAAATGGAACCCACTGTCCGAGCTTCGTCAGCAACCCAGCGCCTTAAGACTCGGGCCCCCCTTTAG